Genomic window (Longimicrobium sp.):
CCCCCCCCCCCGCCGCGTCACCGATACGCGTACGGCAGCGTGCGGAGGTCCTCAACGAGCTCCGCGATCAGCTCGTCCCAGCCCGGCCGGGTGGTGCCGGCGGCGTCGCGAAACCGCCGGTCATCAAGCGAACGGTCAAGCCGGAGGGAGTCGTCCGGCAGGATCGTGTGGCCCAGCTCCAGCGCCTCGTTCAGGCGCTGGAGCAGCGTGTGCTTGTCGATCGGCTCGCTCGCCACGTGGTAGAGGCCGGAGAGCGGAGAGGCGTCGCGGATCAGGCGGTGGATGGTGCGGGCAAGGACGACGGTGGGGACGCCGCTGTAGATGGCGTGGGTGAATCCCCGCAGCGTCGAGCCGCGCGGCTGCGAAAAGAACCAGCCGAGAAGCCCCAGGTGGCCGGAGATCTCCGGGCCGATGATGGAGGTGCGCAGCGTCAGGTGGCGGCCATAGTCCACCTCGCCCATCGCCTTGGAGCGGCCGTACAGGTCCTCCGCGTCCGGGCGCTCGGCCTCCGTGTACCCGCCGCGGTCGCCGCGGAAGACGCAGTCGGTGGAGATGTGGATCAGGCGCCCGCCGGGGTTGTGGAGCGCCAGGAGGTGCGGAAAGGCGCCGTTGAGGTAGAACGTCTCGTCGACGGCGGAGTGGAGGTCCTTTTGCTTGATGGCGCCCACCGCGTTAACCACCACGTCAGGCCGCAGCGCCTCCAGCAGGTCGCGCACCCGCGTGGAGCCGTACGCGACGTCGACGTCCGGGTGGTACGTGACGAGGCCGCCCACGAACTCGGGGGGCGGGACGCGCCGCACCGTGGCGTGCAGATCCAGGGCGGGGTCGGCGCCGAGAAGCTGCACCAGCTTGTGGCCCAGCATGCCGGTGCCGCCCACCACCAGGACCCGCGTCACTGGACCCGCGCCATGGGCGCCCTGCGCTCCACCCAGAGGTAGATGGCGGCCAGGAGGACGAGCGCCGCCAGCAGGCAGACGGGGAGGAGCGCCGGCCGCCGCCATCCCACCGTCGCCAGTGCGCCGAGGGCCACGTTGGTCACCGCCACGCCCGCGCTCACCTGGCGGTGGGTCCAGCCGGACTGCACCGCCCGCTGATACGCGTGGCTCCGGTGCGCTTCGGACCATCGCTCCCGGCGCACGACGCGGCGCAGCAGCGTCACCGTGGCGTCGAAGACGAACACGCCCAGCAGGATCATCCACACCAGCAGCGGCACCGCGCCCGCGCGCTCGGAGGCGAGGGCGATGAGGGCGAAGCAGAAGCCGAGCAGGCAGCTCCCCACGTCGCCCATGAAGATGCGCGCCGGGGCCCAGTTCCACACCAGGAACCCGGCGGCGGCGGCCCCCACCATCAGCGCGAGAACGGCCAGCTCCTGGCTCCCCGAAAGCCAGAGGAGCACGCCGCCCCAGAGCCCGGCGGTGGTGGCCTCCGTCCCCGAAATGCCGTCGATGCCGTCCATGAAGTTGAAGAGGCAGACGATCCAGACGCAGCCGACCACCGCGATCAGCGCCCCCGCCCACCCAAGGTGCAGCCGCGCGGCGCCCAGCGACAGCCCGGCGAGGCCGCCGGCCCACGCCACGCCCCACACCGCGGCGGCCAGGTACACCAGCATCCGCGGCCCCAGCATTCGCCCCGGCAGCCGTCCGGTGTCGTCCATCCAGCCCACCGCCGCCACCGCGGTGCCGCCCAGGATGGCGGCGGCGAGGCGGGGGGGGATGAACCCGGCGAGGCCCAGGACGGCGGTGCCGGCCAGCACCGGGATGGCGATCCCCAGGCCCCCGCCGCGAGGGGTGGGAGCGTCGTGCGAGCTGCGGTGGTTGGGGAAGTCCAGGATCGCCCGCCGGATCGCGTAGCCGAGCACGAGCCGCGTCAGCAGGAAGCTGGCGGCCAGCGCGGCGAGCGGTGCGAGCAGAGTGATGGTCATATCGGCTGAACCCGGCCCGTCATCCCGTCGCCACGAAGTCCGGGCGGGCCGCGTCGCCGGCCAGCCATGCGTACAGCTCCAGCGTACGCCGGGCGATGGGGCCCCAGCGGTAGTCGCGCAGGATCAGGGCGCGCCCCCGGCCGCCCATCACCGCCAGCTCGGCCGGACTCAGACGGGCGGCGGAGAGCAGCGCCTCTTCCAAGCTAGCGAGATCGGGATGGACCCACCACCCGATCCGCTCCGCCTCCAGCATCTCCCACGCGGCCACTCCGCGCGTGGTGATGACGGGCACGCCCACGCCGAGCGCCTCGGCCACCACCAGCCCGAAGTTCTCGTTCAGCGAGGGGAGCACCATCACCTCGGCCACCTCGAAGGCGTCGCGCCGCGCGGCGCCGCGCAGCTCCCCCACCAGGCGGACGCGTGACGCGAGCCCCTGTTCCGCGATCATCGCCTCGACGGCGGCAAGGTACGGCGGATCGTAGCCGGGTCCCGCCACCACCAGCGTCCACCCGTCCAGCGGACGGCGGTTGCGCGCGAACGCCTCCACCAGCGTCAGCAGCCCCTTCTTGCGATGGATGCGCGAGATGTAGAGCAGGATGCGCGCGTCCGCCGGCAGCCCGTGCGCGGCGCGGAAGCGCCCGGCGTCTCCCACGCTGGAGAGCCACGATTCCGAGACGCCGTTGGGCAGCACCGCGACGGGGTTCCTGAAGCCGAGCTCCCGCAGCTCGCGCAGCTCCCCCGCGGCGGTCGCGTGAAGGCACGAGGCCCCGGCGAGGTTGCGGCCCTCGTACGCCAGCCTGGCGATCGCCTTCTTCCACGGCGAATAGGCGAGCACCGCCGCCCCCAGGCTGCCGTGCGGGGCCACGACGGTCGGCCGGCGCAGCTGCTCGCGCCAGCGCAGGGTCACGCGCGAGAACGCCTGCCAGATCCCGTGCTGGTGCAGCACCGGGAACGCGGCGGCCTCCGGCGAGCGCGCCCACCTCTCTGCCGCTGGGCTGAAGGCGAACGATGCGGGTCCCGCGACGGGAAAGACGCGGACGCGGGGGCGCACCGGCACGGCGGCGTCGGCGACCGGGTCGTCCACCCAGCCGCTGGTTGTGTGGATGGCCACGCGGCAGCCGAGCTTCCCCTGCGCGGCCGCCAGGTCCCACACCGCCCGCGCCTGCCCGCTGGACGGCTGGCCCATCCCGGCCGCGAGGTGCAGGACGTTTCCGGGGATCGCGGATGCTTCGTGCGGCGCGATTGCGGTCCTCCCGATGGTGAGCCGAGGCGCCGGGCGCGGCGGTGTGGCGAAGGTGCCGCCGGAAGACTACAGGGCGGGGTGGCCCCCTGCAACCGTTTGACAAGACGCCGCCGAAGCGAGACACTCAGCGCGCGCGAGCCCGGCCCGAGCCGGCGCGCGGCCATGGAAGCCCCCTCCGAATCGACAGATCTCGCTCGCATGGATGCCGGACAGGTGGACCCCCGGGAGGCGAAGGCGCGCCGCGTATCCGCCGCCCTGCTGGGGGTGGGTGTGGCGCTGGTGCCGGCTACCCAGCTCCGGTTCTGGGGTCCCGTGGGTCCGGGAGAGCTGCTCCTGGTCGCGTGGTGCGCGTGGTCCGCGGTGGCGGCGCCCCGGAAGCCCCGCCCTGCGATCGAGCCCGCCGTGCGGCCCTTTCTGCTCTTCTGGGCCTGCGCGCTCCCCCTGCTCCTCGCTGGGTGGATTTCGGGGTGGGGGCTGGGTCTC
Coding sequences:
- a CDS encoding SDR family oxidoreductase, whose product is MTRVLVVGGTGMLGHKLVQLLGADPALDLHATVRRVPPPEFVGGLVTYHPDVDVAYGSTRVRDLLEALRPDVVVNAVGAIKQKDLHSAVDETFYLNGAFPHLLALHNPGGRLIHISTDCVFRGDRGGYTEAERPDAEDLYGRSKAMGEVDYGRHLTLRTSIIGPEISGHLGLLGWFFSQPRGSTLRGFTHAIYSGVPTVVLARTIHRLIRDASPLSGLYHVASEPIDKHTLLQRLNEALELGHTILPDDSLRLDRSLDDRRFRDAAGTTRPGWDELIAELVEDLRTLPYAYR
- a CDS encoding glycosyltransferase family 4 protein, which translates into the protein MTITLLAPLAALAASFLLTRLVLGYAIRRAILDFPNHRSSHDAPTPRGGGLGIAIPVLAGTAVLGLAGFIPPRLAAAILGGTAVAAVGWMDDTGRLPGRMLGPRMLVYLAAAVWGVAWAGGLAGLSLGAARLHLGWAGALIAVVGCVWIVCLFNFMDGIDGISGTEATTAGLWGGVLLWLSGSQELAVLALMVGAAAAGFLVWNWAPARIFMGDVGSCLLGFCFALIALASERAGAVPLLVWMILLGVFVFDATVTLLRRVVRRERWSEAHRSHAYQRAVQSGWTHRQVSAGVAVTNVALGALATVGWRRPALLPVCLLAALVLLAAIYLWVERRAPMARVQ
- a CDS encoding glycosyltransferase — translated: MGQPSSGQARAVWDLAAAQGKLGCRVAIHTTSGWVDDPVADAAVPVRPRVRVFPVAGPASFAFSPAAERWARSPEAAAFPVLHQHGIWQAFSRVTLRWREQLRRPTVVAPHGSLGAAVLAYSPWKKAIARLAYEGRNLAGASCLHATAAGELRELRELGFRNPVAVLPNGVSESWLSSVGDAGRFRAAHGLPADARILLYISRIHRKKGLLTLVEAFARNRRPLDGWTLVVAGPGYDPPYLAAVEAMIAEQGLASRVRLVGELRGAARRDAFEVAEVMVLPSLNENFGLVVAEALGVGVPVITTRGVAAWEMLEAERIGWWVHPDLASLEEALLSAARLSPAELAVMGGRGRALILRDYRWGPIARRTLELYAWLAGDAARPDFVATG